In Saccharomonospora marina XMU15, one genomic interval encodes:
- a CDS encoding L,D-transpeptidase, with protein MTGRSGLGPRRGIRLASALLAAGAVAAGCSAAGEEGADPRQSRSAPTSTVVRESVSLTLSVPDGAKRVEPGKLITASAKHGEIVRASLVGTHGTKVKADLSEDGRSWTSTEPLGYGKTYTLTVQAEGEDGRSRTEKSTFTTATPARTVAVSINAWDGETVGVGMPLIFYFTGPVPDKPAAEDAIRITTEPRTEGAFHWFGDDRVIWRPKEYWQPGTKVSVDALVYGKRLGAGIFGSEDKRLDITVGDRLVAVADGTAHHMRVFVNGKQVRRMPISMGKPSSSTPNGVYTVMSEHNGYTMDSSTYGVPVDSSAGYRLFVEYAVRLSNSGIFYHSAPWSVGDQGERNVSHGCINLSTENAAWLMSRSKRGDLVRVQRAGGQTLEPTDGWSVWQLSWQQWQAGSADR; from the coding sequence ATGACAGGTCGGAGTGGGCTCGGCCCACGGCGGGGGATTCGACTGGCGTCAGCGCTACTGGCCGCCGGTGCGGTGGCCGCGGGTTGCAGCGCCGCCGGTGAAGAGGGAGCCGATCCTCGGCAGAGCCGTAGCGCGCCGACGAGCACGGTGGTGCGTGAATCCGTATCGCTGACGCTGTCGGTGCCCGATGGTGCGAAACGGGTCGAACCGGGGAAGCTGATCACCGCGAGCGCGAAGCACGGGGAGATCGTGCGCGCCTCGCTGGTCGGCACGCACGGCACGAAGGTGAAAGCCGACCTCTCCGAGGACGGCAGGAGTTGGACCTCGACCGAACCACTCGGGTACGGCAAGACCTACACCCTCACCGTGCAGGCCGAAGGTGAGGACGGCAGGTCGCGAACCGAGAAGTCGACCTTCACCACGGCGACACCCGCACGCACCGTCGCGGTGTCTATCAACGCTTGGGACGGCGAGACCGTCGGCGTCGGCATGCCGTTGATCTTCTACTTCACCGGGCCGGTACCGGACAAGCCGGCCGCCGAGGACGCGATCCGGATCACCACCGAACCACGTACCGAGGGCGCCTTCCACTGGTTCGGCGACGACCGCGTGATCTGGCGCCCCAAGGAGTACTGGCAGCCGGGAACCAAGGTCTCGGTCGACGCCCTCGTCTACGGCAAGCGCCTCGGCGCGGGCATCTTCGGCAGCGAGGACAAGAGGCTGGACATCACTGTCGGTGACAGGCTGGTCGCCGTCGCGGACGGCACGGCGCACCATATGCGGGTCTTCGTCAACGGCAAGCAGGTGAGGAGGATGCCGATCTCGATGGGCAAGCCGTCGAGCTCCACCCCGAACGGCGTCTACACCGTGATGAGTGAGCACAACGGCTACACCATGGACTCCAGCACCTACGGTGTGCCCGTGGACAGCTCAGCGGGTTACCGGCTGTTCGTGGAATACGCGGTACGGCTTTCCAACAGCGGCATCTTCTATCACTCGGCGCCGTGGTCGGTCGGCGACCAGGGCGAGCGCAACGTGAGTCACGGCTGCATCAACCTGTCCACCGAGAACGCGGCCTGGCTGATGAGCCGTTCCAAGCGCGGCGACCTGGTGCGGGTGCAGCGAGCAGGTGGGCAGACCCTCGAGCCCACCGACGGCTGGAGCGTCTGGCAGTTGTCGTGGCAGCAGTGGCAGGCGGGAAGCGCCGACCGGTAG
- the cutA gene encoding divalent-cation tolerance protein CutA — protein sequence MDNTEDQAVEVVITAPEKQWLQQFIQNLMQQHLCAAGHTYPFETTYHWRGTIHEKTETRGVLYTRASLVDRITELARQHHPYEVPHVTATPLVAGNPDYLEWIFTETATAR from the coding sequence ATGGACAACACTGAGGACCAGGCCGTCGAAGTTGTCATCACCGCACCTGAGAAACAGTGGCTCCAGCAGTTCATCCAGAACCTGATGCAGCAACACCTCTGCGCGGCAGGCCACACCTACCCCTTCGAAACCACCTACCACTGGCGCGGCACCATCCACGAGAAGACAGAGACACGGGGCGTGCTCTACACCCGAGCGAGCCTCGTGGACCGCATCACTGAACTCGCACGCCAGCACCATCCATACGAGGTACCGCACGTCACCGCGACACCACTGGTAGCCGGAAACCCCGACTACCTTGAATGGATCTTCACCGAGACCGCCACCGCCCGTTGA
- a CDS encoding DUF2637 domain-containing protein, with translation MSKVDNPRPAGARMVDVVRVLVTVVLGGIGAAAGFKHTHDWAVHHGQTGWLAWADAVVIEGMAIVAGFEVRRDHQHGNTRLVSFPMAVLVAAFGVQMAAQVALAEPTPAGWLLAAMPALGFLVVVKLLLRRAPLDHQPTPPHQPTEPAPAPANEPAPAEPDPDPAGPAPALAVASAAAPAAGVRVLGKLPVSLRDAVTALATEAHEQGRRVTAEEITQRVALPEAMVTALVDELNTRVNGHPIPT, from the coding sequence GTGTCCAAGGTGGACAACCCTCGACCGGCCGGGGCGCGCATGGTTGACGTGGTGCGCGTCCTGGTCACCGTGGTGTTGGGTGGGATCGGCGCGGCGGCCGGGTTCAAACACACCCACGACTGGGCTGTCCACCACGGACAGACCGGGTGGCTGGCCTGGGCTGATGCCGTGGTGATCGAGGGCATGGCCATCGTCGCCGGGTTCGAGGTCCGCCGCGACCATCAGCACGGCAACACCCGGCTGGTCAGCTTCCCCATGGCCGTGCTGGTGGCCGCGTTCGGCGTCCAAATGGCCGCCCAGGTCGCCCTGGCCGAACCCACCCCCGCCGGGTGGCTACTGGCCGCCATGCCCGCCCTCGGCTTCCTCGTCGTGGTCAAGCTGCTCCTACGCCGCGCACCCCTCGACCACCAACCAACCCCACCCCACCAACCAACGGAACCCGCACCCGCTCCGGCGAACGAGCCAGCCCCGGCCGAACCCGACCCGGACCCCGCTGGCCCTGCCCCTGCTCTGGCCGTGGCCTCTGCTGCGGCACCGGCGGCGGGGGTGAGGGTGCTGGGCAAGCTGCCCGTGTCGCTGCGGGACGCGGTGACCGCCCTGGCCACCGAGGCCCACGAGCAGGGCCGCCGGGTGACCGCCGAGGAGATCACCCAGCGGGTGGCGCTGCCGGAGGCGATGGTGACCGCCCTGGTTGACGAGCTCAACACCCGGGTCAACGGCCACCCGATCCCCACCTGA
- a CDS encoding SDR family NAD(P)-dependent oxidoreductase, producing the protein MPTRGPTPGQDRMTTTRTALVTGASRGIGLRIARQLAEAGYALTLSARREAGLLEATTELRATGADVTPVVANLAAEEDLHRLVAAHTDRFHRLDLLVLNGGVGAQGSVADLPLKTYDLVLNVNLRAQFLLIQRTLPLLRAAAAATPERGAKIVALASITGVAGEQGLAAYGASKAGLISLCETVTLEESGNGVTATALSPGYVDTDMTAWKRDELDADAMLTTGDVAELVLAVSRLSAHAVVPNIVLTRAGGQLWRA; encoded by the coding sequence GTGCCCACGCGCGGCCCGACACCCGGTCAGGACCGCATGACCACTACCCGGACCGCTCTCGTGACCGGCGCCTCCCGCGGCATCGGCCTGCGAATCGCGCGACAACTGGCCGAAGCGGGCTACGCGCTCACGCTGTCCGCCCGCCGAGAAGCCGGCCTGCTGGAAGCCACCACCGAACTGCGGGCAACCGGAGCCGACGTCACGCCGGTCGTGGCCAACCTCGCCGCCGAGGAGGACCTCCACCGGCTCGTCGCGGCGCACACCGATCGGTTTCACCGGCTGGACCTGCTGGTACTAAACGGTGGGGTCGGCGCGCAGGGATCGGTCGCCGACCTGCCTCTGAAGACCTACGACCTGGTACTCAACGTCAACCTGCGCGCCCAGTTCCTGCTCATCCAGCGAACCCTGCCCCTACTGCGTGCCGCGGCCGCCGCCACACCCGAGCGCGGAGCCAAGATCGTCGCACTCGCCTCGATCACCGGCGTGGCGGGCGAGCAAGGGTTGGCGGCCTACGGTGCGAGCAAAGCGGGCCTGATCTCGCTGTGCGAAACCGTCACGCTGGAAGAGTCCGGAAACGGTGTCACCGCCACCGCACTGTCCCCCGGCTACGTCGACACCGACATGACCGCGTGGAAACGCGACGAACTCGACGCCGACGCCATGCTCACCACGGGGGACGTCGCCGAACTCGTACTCGCCGTCTCGCGCCTTTCCGCCCACGCCGTGGTACCCAACATCGTCCTCACCCGCGCCGGAGGGCAGCTCTGGCGAGCGTGA
- a CDS encoding helix-turn-helix domain-containing protein, which translates to MDMADVMRQRRADLGMSQSDLAQAAGIGVRQIRRYEAGEQQPVLSVAVAIAEALKISVSELAGTSSGRLDLAGQWYAGWQTWRDGEEAIAVQEVRLAQHGDSIEVQTVTHGLAETGYHWTGEFRLWDNEVLLGWYAANDGSVRSKGTMYFVLHAHGTQMRGRWVGLGYDGKIMTGWGSMTRTKADAHAVINDLKASANGQH; encoded by the coding sequence ATGGACATGGCTGATGTGATGCGGCAGCGACGTGCAGACCTGGGCATGTCGCAGTCCGACCTAGCCCAGGCCGCCGGTATCGGCGTTCGCCAGATCCGCCGCTATGAGGCAGGCGAACAGCAGCCAGTCCTCTCCGTGGCCGTGGCCATCGCCGAAGCGCTCAAGATCTCGGTGAGCGAGCTAGCCGGAACCAGTTCCGGCCGACTCGACCTCGCAGGCCAGTGGTACGCAGGCTGGCAGACCTGGAGAGACGGCGAGGAAGCCATCGCCGTGCAAGAAGTTCGCCTCGCCCAACACGGTGACAGTATCGAGGTACAGACCGTCACCCACGGCCTCGCAGAGACTGGCTACCACTGGACCGGCGAGTTCCGACTCTGGGACAACGAAGTGCTGCTCGGCTGGTACGCCGCAAACGACGGCTCCGTGCGCTCAAAGGGAACGATGTACTTCGTCCTCCATGCGCATGGAACCCAGATGCGGGGCCGTTGGGTAGGACTCGGCTACGACGGCAAGATCATGACCGGCTGGGGCAGCATGACCCGCACCAAGGCCGACGCACACGCTGTAATCAACGACCTGAAGGCATCGGCTAATGGACAACACTGA
- a CDS encoding helix-turn-helix transcriptional regulator codes for MSSKLWTIHDLADYLGIPINTLYQWRTKGYGPTGRRIGKYVRYRPQDVDAWVEQQGER; via the coding sequence ATGAGCAGCAAACTCTGGACCATCCACGACCTCGCCGACTACCTCGGCATCCCCATCAACACCCTCTACCAATGGCGCACCAAAGGCTACGGACCCACCGGCCGCCGCATCGGTAAGTACGTCCGCTACCGACCCCAAGACGTGGACGCCTGGGTCGAACAACAAGGGGAGCGCTGA
- a CDS encoding RibD family protein — MEQPPAGPPSEPAANDSAPVGRAFVVSHNAASVDGRLAISPGMLLMFDERWPTYAGSTYADVQRRHRPGAILEGAGSLVREDDVPAPLPAATEPAEVLLNDYLPPDVVGRTSGGWLSVVDSRGRIRWLYKEYPGEQWKGWHVLVLVSRSTPLSYLAYLRREEIPYLVVGEERVDLSQAMSALRQRLGVRTVVSTAGARLNGAMLRAGLLDEIEVEVVPIAVGGTTTPTMFTAADLAATDTPTRLRLLGVTELREGRVLLRYAVEEVPQ, encoded by the coding sequence ATGGAACAACCACCAGCCGGACCGCCGTCGGAGCCCGCCGCCAACGACTCAGCACCCGTTGGGCGCGCGTTCGTCGTTTCGCACAACGCCGCGTCCGTGGACGGCCGCCTGGCGATCTCGCCGGGAATGCTGCTGATGTTCGACGAGCGGTGGCCCACCTACGCCGGCTCCACCTACGCCGACGTGCAGCGACGGCATCGGCCGGGCGCGATCTTGGAAGGGGCGGGATCGCTTGTTCGCGAGGACGACGTGCCCGCACCGTTGCCTGCCGCGACCGAACCGGCTGAGGTGCTGTTGAACGACTACTTGCCTCCCGACGTCGTCGGCAGGACCTCGGGCGGCTGGCTCAGCGTCGTCGACAGCCGGGGGCGAATACGTTGGCTGTACAAGGAGTACCCGGGCGAGCAGTGGAAAGGCTGGCACGTTCTGGTTCTGGTCTCCCGCAGCACGCCGCTTTCCTACCTGGCGTACCTGCGCCGTGAGGAGATTCCGTACCTGGTCGTGGGCGAGGAGCGAGTCGACCTTTCGCAGGCCATGTCGGCGCTGCGGCAGCGGCTGGGCGTGCGGACCGTCGTGTCGACCGCCGGAGCGAGGCTCAACGGCGCGATGCTGCGCGCCGGATTGCTCGACGAGATCGAGGTCGAGGTCGTTCCCATCGCCGTCGGCGGCACCACCACGCCCACGATGTTCACCGCGGCCGACCTGGCGGCCACCGACACACCGACCCGGCTGCGCCTGCTCGGCGTGACCGAGCTGCGTGAGGGCCGCGTACTGCTGCGCTACGCGGTCGAGGAAGTGCCGCAGTAG
- a CDS encoding tyrosine-type recombinase/integrase — protein MARPPLPVGTHGKIKVNRKPGGGFVAKAKYRDYDGVTRLIERSGHTETAARNRLLEALRDRSSQSVGGLITGDTKFSAAADLWLREVNSAVEAGDMSPSSADLYERQIRNYVTPALGELRIREVTTPRVDALLQVVRKRRSAATAKVVRSVVSGVMGLAARHGATATNPTRETKKISSGRKRSVRALTADERVRWLAQLEADPFAVRKDLPDLTRFMLATGVRIGEALAVSWDEVDLDARMVDIEWTLVRVRGAGLRRIPPKTDSGRRTLPLPLSAVEMLRRRKVDAYPDGALAIGTAAPIFPDVAGGWRDPSNTRRDLRTARGTEGFGWVTSHVFRKTCATILDEARFTPRQIADQLGHARPSLTQDVYVARKIANPATAEVLNDELGT, from the coding sequence ATGGCTCGTCCGCCACTTCCTGTGGGTACGCACGGCAAGATCAAGGTCAACCGGAAGCCTGGGGGCGGGTTCGTCGCCAAGGCGAAATATCGCGACTACGACGGTGTGACTCGGCTTATCGAGCGTTCCGGTCATACCGAGACCGCAGCACGTAACCGGCTGCTGGAAGCACTTCGCGACCGTTCCTCGCAGTCGGTGGGCGGCCTCATCACTGGTGACACGAAGTTCTCCGCTGCTGCGGATCTGTGGCTGCGCGAGGTGAACTCGGCCGTGGAGGCGGGCGACATGTCACCGAGTTCGGCTGACCTCTATGAGCGTCAGATCCGCAACTACGTGACTCCGGCGCTGGGTGAGCTGCGGATACGGGAGGTCACAACTCCTCGCGTGGATGCGCTCCTCCAGGTCGTGCGGAAGCGACGGAGTGCGGCAACCGCGAAGGTGGTGCGCAGTGTGGTGTCTGGCGTCATGGGGCTCGCGGCTCGGCATGGTGCGACGGCGACGAATCCCACGCGGGAGACGAAGAAGATAAGTTCGGGCAGGAAGCGCAGCGTCCGGGCGTTGACGGCGGACGAACGTGTGCGGTGGCTGGCTCAGCTCGAAGCCGATCCCTTCGCCGTCCGTAAGGACCTGCCGGACTTGACGCGGTTCATGCTCGCCACCGGGGTGCGCATCGGTGAGGCGCTGGCCGTCTCCTGGGATGAAGTTGACTTGGACGCGCGGATGGTCGATATCGAGTGGACGTTGGTGCGTGTCCGGGGTGCGGGTCTGCGTCGTATTCCTCCGAAGACCGACAGCGGCAGACGCACGCTTCCGTTGCCTCTCTCCGCTGTCGAGATGCTCCGCCGACGGAAGGTGGACGCGTACCCGGATGGAGCTCTGGCCATCGGCACGGCTGCACCGATCTTTCCCGATGTGGCGGGCGGCTGGCGTGATCCGAGTAACACCCGCAGGGACCTGCGGACCGCGCGAGGGACCGAAGGGTTCGGGTGGGTCACCTCGCACGTGTTCCGGAAGACGTGCGCGACGATCCTCGATGAGGCGCGCTTCACGCCCCGGCAGATCGCTGACCAACTCGGCCATGCACGCCCCTCGCTCACCCAGGACGTCTACGTCGCGCGAAAGATCGCGAACCCGGCAACCGCTGAGGTGCTCAATGACGAGCTGGGTACGTAG
- a CDS encoding universal stress protein — protein MIVVGVDGSDGSRDALRWAVGQARATGDTIRAIAAWEIPVNFGYPPGYEDFDWAATARQSLDDTVSEVVGGQRDVSVSKEVLRGHASNVLVDASRDADLLVVGSRGHGAVVGMLLGSVSQHCVQHAECPVLVVRPTRKHSAERDASA, from the coding sequence GTGATCGTCGTGGGAGTTGACGGATCGGACGGCAGCCGCGACGCCCTGCGGTGGGCGGTTGGGCAGGCAAGGGCGACCGGGGACACGATCAGGGCCATCGCGGCTTGGGAGATTCCGGTGAACTTCGGCTACCCGCCCGGCTACGAGGACTTCGACTGGGCCGCCACCGCGCGGCAGTCACTCGACGACACGGTGAGCGAGGTCGTCGGTGGGCAGCGCGACGTCTCGGTGTCGAAGGAGGTGCTTCGCGGCCACGCCAGCAACGTTCTCGTCGATGCCAGCCGCGACGCCGATCTGCTGGTGGTGGGCAGCCGCGGGCACGGGGCCGTGGTCGGCATGCTGCTCGGCTCGGTCAGCCAGCACTGCGTGCAGCACGCCGAGTGCCCGGTGTTGGTGGTACGACCCACCCGCAAGCACAGCGCCGAACGCGACGCCTCCGCGTAG
- a CDS encoding FtsK/SpoIIIE domain-containing protein, translating into MGREFSKRARGAEMKAAAWVGRHPGSVLAPSVVTASGLELGWATTGGIVGGTVAGLGAWYRAHPDTFDRLAAPRLRSWRRRWWTYVGLRWRNALIACDLFTTHRKTGELRVPRLVRVRSYSPSVDTLYVKLHPGQHLRQFEAKLPELTEALKVERIALERVKPRVIALVVERAEPFTEVIEAPEMPQDADAVELGRLSVGENEYGGDWRIPVLGQHLFAAGATGAGKNSIPAAVLRGLAPMIRDGSVRLWLCDPKQMEFAKLAPIAYRYAAEEQACADLIDEYVDDMQATQQALSGQGKRAITPSPVTPLNLLVLDEMGALLAYGDPSVGRGLRRQLALIGSQGRASGHSMLGLVQEPTKDTVPVRDLFTNRICLRVTSAAHVDMVLGENARLRGALADEIPNDPATAGIGYVIRQRSRVPMRVRAAYVTDTELDELVTFVREGWKGTPANLQVVAG; encoded by the coding sequence ATGGGTAGGGAGTTTTCCAAGCGGGCTCGGGGTGCGGAGATGAAGGCCGCCGCCTGGGTCGGGCGGCATCCGGGCAGTGTGCTTGCCCCGTCGGTGGTGACGGCCTCGGGCCTGGAGCTGGGCTGGGCGACGACGGGCGGGATTGTTGGCGGCACGGTGGCGGGGTTGGGTGCGTGGTATCGGGCGCACCCGGACACCTTCGACCGGCTCGCGGCGCCCCGGTTGCGGTCGTGGCGGCGGCGCTGGTGGACGTATGTGGGGTTGCGGTGGCGTAACGCGTTGATCGCTTGCGACTTGTTCACGACCCACCGCAAGACCGGGGAGCTGCGGGTGCCTCGGCTGGTGAGGGTGCGGTCGTACTCGCCGAGTGTGGACACCCTCTACGTCAAGCTGCACCCGGGGCAGCATCTGCGCCAGTTCGAGGCCAAGCTGCCGGAGCTGACCGAAGCGCTCAAGGTGGAGCGGATCGCGCTGGAGCGGGTCAAGCCCCGCGTCATCGCTCTGGTGGTGGAACGCGCCGAGCCGTTCACCGAGGTGATCGAGGCCCCCGAGATGCCGCAGGATGCCGACGCGGTCGAGTTGGGCCGGTTGTCTGTCGGGGAGAACGAGTACGGCGGCGACTGGCGTATCCCGGTGTTGGGGCAGCACCTGTTCGCCGCTGGGGCGACCGGGGCGGGCAAGAACTCGATACCGGCGGCGGTGCTGCGGGGATTGGCGCCGATGATCCGGGACGGGTCGGTGCGGCTGTGGCTGTGTGACCCCAAGCAGATGGAGTTCGCCAAGCTCGCCCCGATCGCCTACCGCTACGCGGCTGAGGAACAGGCGTGCGCGGACCTGATCGATGAGTACGTCGACGATATGCAGGCCACCCAGCAGGCCCTGTCCGGCCAGGGCAAGCGCGCGATCACCCCCTCGCCGGTGACCCCGCTGAACCTGCTGGTGCTGGATGAGATGGGCGCGCTGCTGGCCTACGGCGACCCGTCGGTGGGGCGAGGGCTGCGGCGGCAACTGGCGCTGATCGGCTCGCAGGGCCGGGCGAGTGGGCATTCCATGCTCGGGTTGGTGCAGGAACCAACCAAGGACACGGTGCCGGTGCGGGATTTGTTCACTAACCGCATCTGCCTGCGGGTCACCTCCGCCGCCCACGTCGACATGGTGCTGGGGGAAAACGCCCGGCTGCGCGGCGCGCTCGCTGACGAGATCCCCAACGATCCGGCCACGGCCGGGATTGGTTACGTCATCCGGCAACGCTCCCGCGTCCCGATGCGGGTCCGCGCCGCCTACGTCACCGATACCGAGCTGGACGAACTCGTGACCTTCGTGCGCGAGGGATGGAAGGGCACGCCCGCCAACCTGCAGGTGGTGGCGGGATGA
- a CDS encoding CaiB/BaiF CoA transferase family protein, which translates to MAGPLTGIRVVELAGIGPGPHAAMILADLGADVVRVERPGGEDGGAMLRGRRSVAADLKTPEGHALALRLAEKADVLLEGFRPGVAERLGLGPADCHAVNPRLIYGRMTGWGQHGPLSQRAGHDINYISLTGVLHAIGRRDERPVPPLNLVGDFGGGSMFLLVGVLSALWERQRSGQGQVVDAAMVDGASVLAQMMWSMRGQGTWTDERGGNLLDGGAPFYDTYECADGRYVAVGAIEPQFYAQLLAGLGLDPADLPGQLEQDRWPQLRSRLAEAFGAQPREHWEQVFAATDACVTPVLTFAEAADHPNLAARGTIVELDGVAQPAPAPRFSRTAAATPTPPPGEQSGDMPDDWLS; encoded by the coding sequence ATGGCCGGGCCACTGACCGGAATACGAGTGGTCGAACTGGCCGGTATCGGCCCGGGGCCGCACGCCGCCATGATCCTCGCCGACCTCGGTGCCGACGTCGTCCGCGTCGAGCGTCCGGGCGGTGAGGACGGCGGCGCGATGCTGCGGGGTCGGCGGTCAGTGGCCGCCGACCTCAAGACCCCCGAGGGTCACGCGCTGGCACTGCGGCTGGCCGAGAAGGCCGACGTGTTGCTCGAAGGGTTCCGTCCCGGCGTGGCGGAACGACTCGGTCTGGGCCCTGCCGACTGCCATGCCGTCAACCCCCGCCTGATCTACGGCCGCATGACGGGCTGGGGACAGCACGGTCCGCTTTCCCAGCGAGCGGGACACGACATCAACTACATCAGCCTCACCGGTGTGCTGCACGCCATCGGGCGCCGGGATGAGCGACCGGTGCCGCCGCTGAACCTCGTCGGGGATTTCGGTGGCGGCTCCATGTTCCTGCTCGTGGGCGTGCTGTCGGCACTGTGGGAGCGGCAGCGGTCAGGGCAGGGCCAGGTTGTGGACGCCGCGATGGTCGACGGTGCCAGCGTGCTGGCGCAGATGATGTGGTCGATGCGCGGTCAGGGCACCTGGACCGACGAACGCGGCGGCAACCTGCTCGACGGCGGAGCGCCCTTCTACGACACCTACGAGTGCGCCGACGGCCGCTACGTGGCCGTCGGCGCTATCGAGCCGCAGTTCTACGCGCAGTTGCTGGCGGGGCTGGGGCTGGACCCGGCCGACCTGCCCGGCCAGCTCGAACAGGATCGCTGGCCGCAGTTGCGGTCCCGGCTCGCCGAGGCGTTCGGCGCCCAGCCACGCGAGCACTGGGAGCAGGTGTTCGCAGCCACCGACGCGTGCGTCACTCCCGTTCTCACCTTCGCCGAAGCCGCCGACCATCCAAACCTCGCCGCTCGGGGCACCATCGTGGAGTTGGACGGCGTCGCACAACCCGCGCCGGCACCACGGTTCTCCCGCACCGCGGCGGCCACACCCACCCCACCTCCCGGCGAGCAATCCGGCGACATGCCGGACGACTGGCTGAGCTGA
- a CDS encoding type II toxin-antitoxin system death-on-curing family toxin — MAESVRYLNFDYYVVAASEALEVSEAKIRRVVNRGLAESALMAPASGFGDYEKYPSFAEKAAVLLQRIASNHALPDGNKRTALLCTIAFANLNSRSWLPPSGDKNEGEETAEIVEAAAGGCLPLAALTAWVQLRLHPLD; from the coding sequence GTGGCAGAGTCGGTCAGGTACCTGAACTTCGACTATTACGTGGTTGCGGCTTCCGAAGCCCTTGAGGTCTCCGAAGCGAAAATCAGACGAGTGGTCAACCGTGGCCTCGCTGAGTCTGCACTCATGGCCCCCGCGTCGGGGTTCGGCGATTACGAAAAGTATCCTTCCTTTGCGGAGAAGGCTGCAGTGCTCCTGCAGCGAATTGCATCGAATCACGCATTGCCGGATGGAAATAAGAGGACCGCGCTTCTTTGCACGATCGCCTTCGCGAACCTCAATTCGCGTTCTTGGCTTCCCCCTTCCGGCGACAAGAATGAAGGAGAGGAAACCGCCGAGATTGTTGAGGCCGCCGCTGGTGGTTGTCTTCCGCTTGCCGCTCTGACGGCTTGGGTACAGCTGAGACTGCATCCACTGGACTAG
- a CDS encoding replication initiator: MLTLDERITHRLRSPGYATWRAKVMQANGCAQPIRLLGTHQLQDTTTGRVLHHYTGSLFAPCGNRRETVCPACSDRYAADAFHLVRAGLCGGSKGIPETVTTHPRVFVTLTAPSFGRVHTRRLSRRGRVMPCGCGDHHREADPRLGTALDPDNYDYEAAVLWQAHAGKLWHRFTIRLRRELAHRAGLRVRDFPHHARLSYGKVAEYQRRGLVHFHALIRLDGPDGPTNRPPTWASAELLTQAITAAAAGVVVTTQHPDGSRLSLTWGDQLDIRPVEHEETEGGEGIGERALAGYIAKYATKGTGTVDGADRPIRSELDIDHLRISEHHRRMMRTCWQLGGLEQYQDLNLRRWTHMLGFRGHFLTKSRAYSTTFKTIREDRRAFRLAEALDQLGLDPDTVLVVNDWHFTGTGYRDDAERELATGIAERLRTQRQQQHHKEQPR, encoded by the coding sequence TTGCTGACGCTGGATGAACGCATCACACACCGGCTCCGCTCACCCGGCTACGCCACTTGGCGGGCCAAGGTCATGCAGGCCAACGGCTGCGCCCAACCCATCCGCCTGCTCGGCACCCACCAACTACAGGACACCACCACCGGGCGGGTGCTGCACCACTACACGGGCAGCCTCTTCGCCCCCTGCGGCAACCGCCGCGAAACCGTGTGCCCGGCCTGCTCCGACCGCTACGCCGCCGACGCCTTCCACCTCGTGCGCGCCGGACTCTGCGGCGGCAGCAAAGGCATCCCCGAAACGGTCACCACACACCCCCGAGTATTCGTGACCTTGACCGCCCCCTCCTTCGGCCGCGTCCACACCCGACGCCTCTCCCGCCGTGGCCGGGTCATGCCCTGCGGCTGCGGCGACCACCACCGGGAAGCCGACCCCCGCCTCGGCACCGCACTGGACCCAGACAACTACGACTACGAAGCCGCCGTGCTATGGCAAGCCCACGCCGGGAAACTGTGGCACCGCTTCACCATCCGCTTGCGCCGCGAACTCGCCCACCGCGCCGGACTACGGGTGCGGGACTTCCCCCACCACGCCCGCCTGTCGTACGGCAAAGTCGCCGAATACCAACGCCGGGGCCTGGTGCACTTCCACGCCCTCATCCGCCTCGACGGACCCGACGGCCCCACCAACCGCCCACCCACCTGGGCCAGCGCCGAACTGCTCACCCAAGCCATCACGGCCGCCGCTGCCGGGGTGGTCGTGACCACCCAACATCCCGATGGTTCCCGGTTGTCGCTGACGTGGGGAGACCAACTCGACATCCGGCCAGTCGAGCATGAGGAAACCGAGGGCGGTGAAGGGATCGGGGAGCGGGCCTTGGCGGGCTACATCGCCAAGTACGCCACCAAAGGCACCGGCACCGTTGACGGAGCTGACCGCCCCATCCGCTCCGAACTCGACATCGACCACCTGCGCATCTCCGAGCATCACCGGCGCATGATGCGCACCTGCTGGCAACTCGGCGGCCTGGAGCAATACCAGGACCTGAACCTGCGGCGGTGGACACACATGCTCGGCTTCCGAGGCCACTTCCTCACCAAAAGCCGCGCCTACTCCACCACCTTCAAAACCATCCGCGAAGACCGGCGCGCGTTCCGACTCGCCGAAGCCCTCGACCAGCTCGGCCTCGACCCCGACACCGTGCTCGTGGTCAACGACTGGCACTTCACCGGCACCGGATACCGCGACGACGCCGAACGCGAACTCGCCACCGGCATCGCCGAACGACTCCGCACCCAACGACAACAACAACACCACAAGGAGCAGCCACGATGA